TCGCCGGCCACGCTCGTGCGGCGACTCGCCCGGGTGGGTGGGGTGTCCTGGTCGCAGGTCAGTAGACGGGGCCGGTGTACTTCTCGCCCGGGCCCTGGCCCGGCTCGTCGGGCACGGCGGAGGCCTCGCGGAACGCGCGCTGGACCGACTGGAGGCCCTCGCGCAGCGGCCCGGCGTGCGGGCCCAGGTACTCGGCGGACGCGGTGACCAGGCCGGCCAGGGCGGTGATCAGCCGGCGGGCCTCGTCGAGGTCGCGGCGGGGGCTCGAGTCCGGGTCCTCGTCGGCCAGGCCGAGGCGCTCGGCGGCGGCGGACAGCAGCATGATGGCCGCCTTGCTGATCACCTCGATGCTGGGAACATCGGACAGCTCGCGGACGTTGTTCGGAGGCAGGTCGGTCACGTCGGCCATTCTCGCAACCGACCCGTTCCGGTCGCCGGTTCGGGGGTTGACAAGCCGGTCTGCTACTATTCTCCGCGCGACCAGTCCCCACCCACGTGGGGACGGCAAGTGGAGCCCCGCTCCCACCCGCGTTCCACCGCCTTCAGGTGGCCGGGTCCGGTCACCTCGACGGGTGGACTGCGCCCTTCGTTGTGCGATCGGTCGGAAGCGGGCCTCACACCGGGCAGGTGTGGGGCCTCTTGTCTTTGGCGCACAACGAGTCACAAAGGACGTGAATGACAAGTCCCTCGAACCGAGGTGCTCCCGCC
This DNA window, taken from Saccharothrix variisporea, encodes the following:
- a CDS encoding DUF1844 domain-containing protein, which translates into the protein MADVTDLPPNNVRELSDVPSIEVISKAAIMLLSAAAERLGLADEDPDSSPRRDLDEARRLITALAGLVTASAEYLGPHAGPLREGLQSVQRAFREASAVPDEPGQGPGEKYTGPVY